In Pseudomonadota bacterium, the genomic stretch CGCTATTTCAAGGAGATAGTCAACAGGACGGTCGCTGGCTCGAGCGGCGTCAAGGGCCGATGCATTATGTGCAAAACCAGGGATGCAGGACACTAGATCCGATGAAACGAGGGACTGCTCACGATCCCATGGATCAGAGAGCGCATGCCGTAGTCATGCTCTTTGGCGCGCTTGAGGATGGCCTTGAGCTCGGGGCGGTCTGCGAAGCTCGGTTCGCGACCGAGGGCATAGGCGAACAAGTACTTGATCAACGCCATGGCGAAGCGGTCGGGGAGCTGCTCCAGGATATGCGACTTCATTTCCGGCAGTCCCTGGATCCGAGTGCCGTCGTGCAGTTCGGTGGCGTCGTCGATCGGCCGGCCCCTGGCCTGCTGCATCAGCCGGCCGGTCGCGTCGTATGCCTCGAAGACGAGGCCGTATGGATCGATCTTTTCGTGACAGTCCCGGCAGGACTTCTTGCTCCGGTGCAGCTGTAGCTGCTGCTTGAGGCTGAGCTTTTCGAAGCCTGGCGTCTCCGGGTCGAGCTCGGGGACGTTGGGTGGGGGCTCTGGCGGTTTGATCCCCAGGATCCGCTCCTTTAGCCAGACCGCTCGCTTGATGGGGTGGGCCTCCAGGCCCGTGGAATGACCGCTCAGAAAGGCCCCCTGAGAGAGCAGGCCGCCGCGGCCGCGCTCGCGGGTGAGCACGACCGGCCGAAAGTGATTCCCGCTTACACCCGCGATCCCGTAGTACTCCGCAAGGTTCTGATTGAGCATCACGAAATCGGAATCGATGAACTCCATGATGCTGAGGTTCTCCTGCAGGACCCGATGCACGAAATGGTAGGTCTCCTGCGTCATGTCTCGCTTCACGAAACGGGAGAACTCGGGGTACTTGTCCGCGTCCACCAGCAGGGCCTCGTGCCGGTCCAGGCGCAGCCACTCGCGGCTGAAGACCCGTACGAAGCGCCAGCTTCTTTCGTGCTGGAGCAGCCGTTCGACCTGGCTCGGCAGCTCGTCCAGCAGTCGGCCTTGTTCGGCGAGGGTGCTCAGCTCCGGGTCCGGTGGCGAATTCCAGAGGAAGAACGCCAGGCGCGAGGCGAGCGCGTGCTGTGCCACGTGCCGCTCGCCTGCGCCACCCTCGTTGGCGCTCTCAGGCGAGCCAAGACTGTCGAGGAATAGAAAGCTCGGCGAACAGAGCGCGGCCACCAACACCGCCTTGATACTTTGCTCGTAGCTCGGGTAGTCGTCCTTGAGCGAGCGCCACAAGTCCGTGTAGCGGGCGACTTCCCCCATGCTCGCCGGTCGCCGGAAGGCCCTGGATAGAAAACTGCCCAAGATTTCCGGTGTGTAGCGGTCGCGATCCCAGGCGTGCTGCGATTCGGTGAAGATCGCGCGATGGCTGCGGGGCGGCCAGACCCCGTCCGGGTTGTAGGGCGCCTCCAGCTCGATCGACTTGATCAGCAACGGGGCGCCTGCCTGCGTACTTTCCTTGACCAGCGGAGTGTTCCACACGCCGAACAGGGCGATGCCCGACAACACGGCCGTGTCCTGGTTGGCTCGGGCAGGCATGGGCAGATTCTCCAGGCGCGCTACGAACTCGTAGGTCGTGGTGTCTGTGCCCGCAGCGAGCTCACGGAAAGGCGCCAGCCGTTCGTAGGTCATGCCGTCATCCACCAACGTGCCGGCAAAGGGCTGCAGCGACGCGGGTTTCGCAAGAAGCTCTCGACTGCGCTCGGGAGAGCTGGGCGTGATGCTGTAGAGCGGCGCGGTCAGAGGGCCCTTGTAGGGAGAGACGACCACCGCACGCAACCCCGCGAAGGCCTCGCCGCCGAGCTTGAGGGCAAACGTCCCAGGTTCCAGATGGGCCACGCCGAGCGGCAACGGCGATCGCGAAGCCTTGCCCTCTGGATCGAGGGGCAGCTCCACGTTCAAGCCCCCGTAGTTGGAAAGGTCCAGGCGAACCCGCGCGGGTCCGGCCGCGCCTGCCGGCGTGGACTTCGTGGCTCGCTTGGAGAGCTTGGGGAACACCAGGTCAAACTGGTAGCGACCAGCGGTCGCGATCTCGAAGCGGAGCGTGACCTGACGCCGCCTTGCGCCGACCCTCGGCAGCAGCGAACCGGCCCGTCGGCGCAACCCCTGGAACCTAACGACTTTGGATGCGGTCAGGATCCGAGATCCGTCCGGAGCCAGGATGCGCCTGCGCCGGTCTTCGCCAAGCTGCACCGCCGGTTTCGCGGGAGCGCGCACAAGGCGGCGTGGCGGGCGATTGGGTGGCAGCGCCCTGGCGGCGGTCACCCGCATGGCCACGTAGCCCTCGGCCGGGAAGACGCGCTGCAGTTGAAGCTTGAGGTTGGGCGAGGGGCCTTGCCAGGCCGTGGGCGCGACTTCCTTATGAGGCAGAGCGGAGTACAGCAGGATGCCCTCGTCGGTGACCGCGAAGCGATCGCGCGAGGAGCCGCGCAATCCGACGCCGACGTGGCGCTTGATGGCCTCGAGCTCCGCTCGGTGGGCGTCGTCTCGCGGCTGCACGGCGTGGCCCTGCGCGTCGAGGATGTGCACTCGGAAGTCGTCCGTGTCCAGAGGAACCGCCACGAACGCTTCGTAGCGCCCCGCAGGCTGCCCCGTGCCGATGCCCGAGCCAAAGCTGACACGCAGGCGCGTGGTGTCAGGCCCGCGCCCATCCACGATCGCCTTGTCCAACGCCTCTTGGGCGATTGCCCGGTACGCGTCGATGTGCAGCGCCGACGTCTGCAGGGTGTCGTGGCTGTTCGTGAATCCCAGCTCGGACTTGGCCTCGCCAGGCAGTCGCACGCCGAAGTCGATGGGAAGGCCCAACAGGTCCTGAAGCGCGTGCGCGTACTGCTCTCGGGTGAGCCGGCGAAGCCTGCCGGGGCCCGCGCTCCTGCGAAGCTCCACAGCCGCTGCGAGCGAGCTGCCTATCCAGTCGACCAAGCTGGCTCGCTGGGCAGCGCTGGGCTGTGGCTTCTTCTCCGGCGGCATGTCCCCGGCACTGAGCATGTCGAGCGCCAGCTGCCACTGCTCTTGATCGTGTCCGTGGATCAAGTCGGGGTCGAGCACGTCGAGCCGCATATTGCCCTTCTGCAGATCGGGACCGTGGCAGTCGAAACAATACTGCTGCATCACGGGCCTTATCTGTTCGTTGAACACCGGATCGTCGCTCTCGGCCACGGCGCCCGGTGCCTGCTCCGGAAGCAGGCCGCGCAGAGCCTGGGGGACGTGGGCGATCAGATAGCGCTCGCCGTGAACCAAGCTCCCCCCCGCGTGGGCGGTGATCGTGATGCTGACAACCAAGGCGGCGCACGAGACGACGTACAGGCGCGAAACCAAGCGGCCGCCTGTTCGCTCGCGCGCGATGTGCAGCGCGGTGGCGACCACTGCGACGATGGCTGCGCCGAGTCCGGTCAGCATATGGATCTCGACCTGCTCAGGCCGATGGCCCTCGTTGGCCGCCAGAAGCAACCCAAGTAGCGCAGCTCCCACCGCGCTGGTGCTGCCAGCTAGCCAAACCGGGAGCGCGGCCGCCCGCCAGCGACGAAACCGCTGTCGCGCCGCCAACCAATCCAACACAGGCGCAATCAGCAGCAAGACAATCGGGAAATGTACGACCAGCACATGGAATCGGCCGATGAAGCGCCACAGACCTCTGCCGGAGCTACCGTCGATCGGGGCCCAAAAGGCAACGCAAACCAGGGCCGCGCTGGCGACGGCTACGCTCAAGCACAGTTTCAACATCGTGGGAGCATCCCATGTCGGTAGCGCCCCGACACCAATGCCGACCCGATCGTTGTACACGAGTTAGTGCCGCAGGTTAATGTCGGTGCAGCCACCGTTTGATCCATCGGCCCACGCATTCAATTGTATATGAAAATTTTTGCCAGTTGTGAAAACAAGGCATGCGATACGAAACCCACACCCGTACTGCGTCGTTGTCCTGGGCCCACGTTGGTCACGGCAATTCCCGACTTGAAGCTTTGAAGACCCCGAGGTTCGACACGGCAAGCGCTCGTCGGGGTGTCCGGAACGAGAACCTTAGGGCCCGCGGAAAAATAACTCGTCTGTAGCGCCGAGGGCCGGGCGCCGTTGGCAAGGCGCAACGACGAGGAATATTGGGGATATTTCGAGGAGGCGCAACATGGCCTATAGCGGTGCCAGGACCACGGACCGGAGATTCATGAGCGCGGTGTTCGCCCGCAGGGCGACGGGCTTGATCGTGAGCTCGGTTTCAGCCGTGGACAGAGATCCCGACCCCGTGCCAGGTCCGACCCAGCACCCGACCCAGCCCCCCTGCCCCTCCAAGCAACCGCCCACGAGACGAGCAGGCTCCGGGCAGCGTGTCAGAAGCCCACGAGCGAGGGGGGCGGAGCGGCCAGCGCGCACACCCCCGTGGTCTGGTCGGGCACCAGCTCGTCCGCTAGCGAGAATCCCAGCATGCATTCGAGGTTGAATTCGGGATTGAGCTGCCAGCCCTTGGCGCAGTCCTGCACGGTCGTGCAACGTGCGTTCTTGCGGGTCTCGGCCCTGGTCTCGGCGAGCCGCATCACACTCTCTGGATCCGCCGTGTACTCGAAATGGGAGAGCTTCTTGTACTTGTCGACATCGATCGCGACGGCCCACACGTCGTAGGTCGCGCTGCAGCCATCGCGGGTGTAGGTGAGGATCGCGGACCACTGGTTGCCCGTATACGCCGGGGTAACGAGCACCTGGAGCTCCGACCACTCGTACTTGACGTGTGGTCCCATCAAGCCTTGCGCCAGCGGGACACGGAAGTCCACCTCCACAGGACTGAGCTCGGGCACCTGGCAGAAGCCATTGGACTCCGGCTCCGCCGTTACGAAATCACCGATGGAATAGTGGGGTGTGATGAAGTTGGGAGCGACGGGCAGGGGCTCGTAGGGCCGCACGCAGCGCTTCTCCATCGGATTTGTCAGGGAGGTTCTGCAGGCCCAGCCCGAGCCGCAGTCGTTGGCGGTCTCACACTTGTCGTAGCAGGCCGGAGGGGTGCCAGGCAGTGCGGGCGCGCCGGGCGGCATGTCCCGCGGTGCCGTGTCGCAGGCGAGCTCTTCGACCTTGCACTTCTCCGGGTCGTAGGGCACTGGGCAGCAGTCGATGGGCTGGGGCATGGTCGGGTTGCACACCTTATGGCTTCCAACCGCCTGGGGGTCCCGGTAGCCCCCGACGGTGTTGTCTTTCAGCCAGTGCTCGTGGGCGGTGAGCGCCGCGTGGTAGAGACTGTCGTAGCTGCCCACCAGGTCGGGGGTTAGCGCGACGCGCGCAGCGCGGAAATCGGCCTGCATCTTCTCGGACGGATAGTAATAGGTGTGCGCACCAAAGATCTCGCCCTTGAGCTGGGCACAGGGGCCCGTGCCGCTGATGAGGTCGTAGCGTGCCACGAAGGGCAGCCTGGCGACCTGGCAGGTGGGCGGTGGCTGCGTACAACCTGATGCCGCGCAGACCAGTCCCAAGAGGCCGATCGTCGAGAACATCTGCGCTCGCGCCGTTGCCATGACGTTCATCTCCAACACCAAGCCACCGCATTCCGGCATGATCGCCACCGGAGCTTGT encodes the following:
- a CDS encoding DUF1592 domain-containing protein — translated: MLKLCLSVAVASAALVCVAFWAPIDGSSGRGLWRFIGRFHVLVVHFPIVLLLIAPVLDWLAARQRFRRWRAAALPVWLAGSTSAVGAALLGLLLAANEGHRPEQVEIHMLTGLGAAIVAVVATALHIARERTGGRLVSRLYVVSCAALVVSITITAHAGGSLVHGERYLIAHVPQALRGLLPEQAPGAVAESDDPVFNEQIRPVMQQYCFDCHGPDLQKGNMRLDVLDPDLIHGHDQEQWQLALDMLSAGDMPPEKKPQPSAAQRASLVDWIGSSLAAAVELRRSAGPGRLRRLTREQYAHALQDLLGLPIDFGVRLPGEAKSELGFTNSHDTLQTSALHIDAYRAIAQEALDKAIVDGRGPDTTRLRVSFGSGIGTGQPAGRYEAFVAVPLDTDDFRVHILDAQGHAVQPRDDAHRAELEAIKRHVGVGLRGSSRDRFAVTDEGILLYSALPHKEVAPTAWQGPSPNLKLQLQRVFPAEGYVAMRVTAARALPPNRPPRRLVRAPAKPAVQLGEDRRRRILAPDGSRILTASKVVRFQGLRRRAGSLLPRVGARRRQVTLRFEIATAGRYQFDLVFPKLSKRATKSTPAGAAGPARVRLDLSNYGGLNVELPLDPEGKASRSPLPLGVAHLEPGTFALKLGGEAFAGLRAVVVSPYKGPLTAPLYSITPSSPERSRELLAKPASLQPFAGTLVDDGMTYERLAPFRELAAGTDTTTYEFVARLENLPMPARANQDTAVLSGIALFGVWNTPLVKESTQAGAPLLIKSIELEAPYNPDGVWPPRSHRAIFTESQHAWDRDRYTPEILGSFLSRAFRRPASMGEVARYTDLWRSLKDDYPSYEQSIKAVLVAALCSPSFLFLDSLGSPESANEGGAGERHVAQHALASRLAFFLWNSPPDPELSTLAEQGRLLDELPSQVERLLQHERSWRFVRVFSREWLRLDRHEALLVDADKYPEFSRFVKRDMTQETYHFVHRVLQENLSIMEFIDSDFVMLNQNLAEYYGIAGVSGNHFRPVVLTRERGRGGLLSQGAFLSGHSTGLEAHPIKRAVWLKERILGIKPPEPPPNVPELDPETPGFEKLSLKQQLQLHRSKKSCRDCHEKIDPYGLVFEAYDATGRLMQQARGRPIDDATELHDGTRIQGLPEMKSHILEQLPDRFAMALIKYLFAYALGREPSFADRPELKAILKRAKEHDYGMRSLIHGIVSSPSFHRI